The genomic window GGCCCCGGCCCACGTGCCCCGGCCCGAGGGCTACACCCGCCCCGAAGTGGTGGCCACCAGCCTGAGCAGCGCCGAGATGATCAAGTACGCCGCCAACGCTTTCCTGGCGCTCAAGATCAGCTTTGCCAACGAGATCGCCGGACTGTGCGAGCGGGTGGACGCCGATATCGAGGAGGTGGCGCGCGGCATCGGCAGCGACGCACGCATCGGGCGGCAGTTCCTGTCGGCCGGCGCAGGCTGGGGCGGCTCGTGCTTCGGCAAGGACACCTCGGCGCTGATCAGCACCGGTGAGGAATACGGCTACGACATGCCGATCCTGCGCGCTGCCGTGGAGGTCAACCAGCGCCAGCGTCAGCTGGTGATCGCGAAGCTGCAAAAGCACCTGCACCGCCTGCAGGGCAAGCGCGTGGCCGTGCTGGGCATGGCCTTTAAACCCAACACCGACGATCTGCGTGACGCCCCGGCCCACGACGCCATCGCCCGCCTGAATGAGCTGGGCGCAACGGTGGTGGCGCATGATCCGGTGGCGATGGACCGCGCGCGGCGCGAATGGGGTCACCTGAAGTACGCCGAGGCGTCGTCCGCCGAGGACGCCCTGATGGGTGCGGACGCCGTGATCCTGATGACCGAGTGGAAGGAGTACCGTGAGCTGGACTGGAACGGGGCCGTGCGGACCATGCGCCAGCCGCTGGTGATCGACACCCGCAACGTCCTGCGCTGCGTGCTGGCCACCGGCATCCTTGAGCAGATCGGCCGGCGCGGCCAGGGCCAGGTCATTCCGGGCCAGACGATTCAGGGTCAGGCCGCCACGCCGCAGGGGCTGGGGTGACGACCGCATCAAAAACCATCCTTCTGACTGGCAGCGCGGGCTTCATCGGCAGCCACCTGACCGAGCGGCTGCTTGCGGACGGCCACACCGTGATCGGGGTGGACAACTACATCAGTGGGCAGCCGGCCAACACCGCGCTGTTCGCGGACCATCCGAACTTCAGGTTCATCCGGGCAGACGTGAGCGAGGGGATTCCCTACAAGGCTGGCGCTTTCGGGGGCCAGACGCTGGACCACGTGCTGCACTTTGCCAGTCCGGCCAGCCCACCGCATTACCAGCAGTTTCCCATCGAAACGCTGATGGTGGGCGCGCAGGGCACACAGCACGCGCTGGAACTGGCCCATGCCCACGGGGCGCCGCTGCTGCTCGCCTCCACCTCCGAGGTGTACGGCGATCCACAGGTGCACCCTCAGCCCGAGAGCTACTGGGGCCACGTCAATCCCAACGGTCTGCGAAGCTGCTACGACGAGGCCAAGCGTTACGCCGAGGCCATCACCTTCGCGTACCACCGGCACCACGGCGTGGACACCCGCGTCATCCGGATCTTCAACACCTACGGCCCGCGCATGCGCCCCGATGACGGCCGGGTGGTCACCAACCTGATCGGACAGGCACTGGCGGGCGGGCCGCTGACGGTCTACGGTGACGGCCAGCAGACCCGCAGCTTCCAGTACGTGACAGATCTGGTCGACGGCATCGTGGCCCTGATGGACCTGCCGGAAGCTGCGGCAGTTCATGATCCGGTCAACCTGGGCAATCCCGACGAGTACACCATCCTGCAGTTCGCGCAGGTGATTCGTGAGCTGATCGATCCTGGCCTGGCCATCATCCACGAACCGCTGCCGGCCGACGATCCCCGCCAGCGCAAACCCGACATCACGCGCGCGCGGGCACTGCTGGGCTGGGTGCCGACGGTGGACCTGCACACCGGGTTGAGGCGTACGGTGGAGGAATTCCGCCGGCAGGCGGCAGTGCCGGCGACCCTGCCCCAACAGATGCCTGTCGCCGCAGAATGACAGTGCCGGCTCTGACGCCCAGCGCCGCTGCGCCGCTGGTTTCGGTGGTCACGCCCACACGCGGGCGTGCGGAGCTGCTGCTGTCTCGGGCGCTGGGCAGCGCGCTGGTCCAGACCCTGCAGGACATTGAGATCATCGTGGTGGTAGATGGTCCCGATGCGGCCACCGAGGCCGCGCTGGCCGGCGTCCAGGACCCCCGCCTGCGCGTGATCACGTTGCCTTATCCGGTGGGCGGCGCGGAGGCGCGCAACGTCGGGGTTCGGGCCGCGCGAGCCAAGTGGATCGCCCTGCTCGACGACGATGACGAGTGGCTGCCGCACAAGCTGGAGGCGCAGCTGGCGCTGGCGCAGTCCACGGTGCAGGCCACCGGGGGCCGCCCCATCGTGGCCTGTCACTGGATCACGCGTACCCCACGCGGCGACATGCCCCAGCCGCCGCGCCTGCCGGACCCGCAAGAACCCCTGAGCGAGTACATGCTGGCGCGGCGCACCCCGCTGGAACGGACCTGTGGGCTGGTCAGCACGCTGCTGTTCACGTCGCGTGAGCTGCTGCTGGACGTGCCGTTCACGCCGGGGCTGCCCAAGCACCAGGACTGGGACTGGTTGCTGCGGGCCGCCATGCTGCCGGACGTCGGGGTGGTGTTCGTGCCGGAGGTCTCGGCCATCTGGTACTACGAGGAGCCCCGGCCCTCGGTCAGCACCCGTCTGGACTGGCGGGCCTCCCTGCGCTGGGCCCGTCAGCTGCGGGCACGGGGCATCATCACCCGGCGGGCTTTCGCGGGCTTTCTCAACTCGCACATCGTGCCCGCCGCCCAGAGCGTGGGGGACCGCGACGCCGCTTTCACGTTGCTGCCGCCGCTGCTGGCGGCCCGGCCCCGCCTCTTCGAGCTGGGGCTGTTCATTGCCAACTCGGTCCTCCCCACCGAGGTCCGTCGCCAGGGCCGCGCCCGGCTTGACGGCCTGCTCGGCCGCGTCAGGCGAAGTCCAGCCCAGACCCTTCCCGCCCTGCGCGCTGCGCCGCCGCCTGCCCGTCAGGGCATCCGAACTGTGGCCCTGATCGACCCGCTTTCTGGCGGCCACCACGGCAGTTACGCCGCCACGCTGGCCCAGGAACTGACGCACCGGGGCATCGCGGTTCACCTGATCGGTCCGGCCCCGTTCGTGGAAGAGGTTTGCCGGGCCGTACCGCAGGTGGTCGGGCACGTGCTGCCCCTGTTTCCCGGCAGCGGGCCAGACAGCGGCCCGGCGTATTACCGCCTGGGCCGTCTGGCGCGGGACCGCGTGAACCTGCGTTTTCTGCGCGCGGCGCTGCGCGTGGCCGATGAGGTTGAAGCGGACACCGCGCACCTGCTGTGGCTCGACAGTTTCGTGCTGCCGTTGCTGGCCGCGCTCGCTGCCGGGAGCAGGCGGCCCCCGACCCTGCGGGGCACGCTGCACTGGGCGTACTTTCTGCGGGAATTCCAGGGCGGCCGGCTCAGTCAGTCGGCCCACCGCCTGATGCTGCGGGCGCTGGGCGCCCTGGGCGTGCGCGTGATGATGCATTCCAGGGCACTGACCCGGAGCGTGGGGGCCGGGCGGCTGGACGCCGTGTCCTATCCCACCGCGCTGCCACAGTTCGGGCCAGACCAGCGTGAGCAGGTCCGGCAGACCGTGCACCAGCGGATGAATATTCCCCCCGGGGCCACGGTGCTGCTGGCCTTTGGCGGCACCCGGCACGACAAGGGAAGCGATCTGGCGCTGGACGCCCTGGCGCTGCTGCCCC from Deinococcus aerolatus includes these protein-coding regions:
- a CDS encoding UDP-glucose dehydrogenase family protein; this encodes MSHTPTLHTPMKVAVVGTGYVGLGTAALLAYFGHQVMGLDIDQGKVDMLQRGELPIYEPGLGELMAECGDRLHWTTDYSAAIPGADVIFICVGTPPLPGGQPDLRYLAAAAQDVARHLNGKMQVVVNKSTVPVGTGDWVARIIEDHAPDYKAHQYNVVSNPEFLREGTALFDSLYPDRLVLGGNDGAGVARLLELYAPLIEQDFVAPAHVPRPEGYTRPEVVATSLSSAEMIKYAANAFLALKISFANEIAGLCERVDADIEEVARGIGSDARIGRQFLSAGAGWGGSCFGKDTSALISTGEEYGYDMPILRAAVEVNQRQRQLVIAKLQKHLHRLQGKRVAVLGMAFKPNTDDLRDAPAHDAIARLNELGATVVAHDPVAMDRARREWGHLKYAEASSAEDALMGADAVILMTEWKEYRELDWNGAVRTMRQPLVIDTRNVLRCVLATGILEQIGRRGQGQVIPGQTIQGQAATPQGLG
- a CDS encoding UDP-glucuronic acid decarboxylase family protein, which translates into the protein MTTASKTILLTGSAGFIGSHLTERLLADGHTVIGVDNYISGQPANTALFADHPNFRFIRADVSEGIPYKAGAFGGQTLDHVLHFASPASPPHYQQFPIETLMVGAQGTQHALELAHAHGAPLLLASTSEVYGDPQVHPQPESYWGHVNPNGLRSCYDEAKRYAEAITFAYHRHHGVDTRVIRIFNTYGPRMRPDDGRVVTNLIGQALAGGPLTVYGDGQQTRSFQYVTDLVDGIVALMDLPEAAAVHDPVNLGNPDEYTILQFAQVIRELIDPGLAIIHEPLPADDPRQRKPDITRARALLGWVPTVDLHTGLRRTVEEFRRQAAVPATLPQQMPVAAE
- a CDS encoding glycosyltransferase, whose amino-acid sequence is MTVPALTPSAAAPLVSVVTPTRGRAELLLSRALGSALVQTLQDIEIIVVVDGPDAATEAALAGVQDPRLRVITLPYPVGGAEARNVGVRAARAKWIALLDDDDEWLPHKLEAQLALAQSTVQATGGRPIVACHWITRTPRGDMPQPPRLPDPQEPLSEYMLARRTPLERTCGLVSTLLFTSRELLLDVPFTPGLPKHQDWDWLLRAAMLPDVGVVFVPEVSAIWYYEEPRPSVSTRLDWRASLRWARQLRARGIITRRAFAGFLNSHIVPAAQSVGDRDAAFTLLPPLLAARPRLFELGLFIANSVLPTEVRRQGRARLDGLLGRVRRSPAQTLPALRAAPPPARQGIRTVALIDPLSGGHHGSYAATLAQELTHRGIAVHLIGPAPFVEEVCRAVPQVVGHVLPLFPGSGPDSGPAYYRLGRLARDRVNLRFLRAALRVADEVEADTAHLLWLDSFVLPLLAALAAGSRRPPTLRGTLHWAYFLREFQGGRLSQSAHRLMLRALGALGVRVMMHSRALTRSVGAGRLDAVSYPTALPQFGPDQREQVRQTVHQRMNIPPGATVLLAFGGTRHDKGSDLALDALALLPPHIHLLVVGPTRAFDADALRERGERLGVLDRVHLRLEHVPDEEVEGFFLASDACLLPYRSNFAGQSGPLLIAAALGLPVLASNVGVLAEMVENYRLGALFPPEDPAALARSVLEFGAAAPAPDTSRFQQDHTPQAFAEAVLRSYRGEVQR